In Acidaminococcus timonensis, one DNA window encodes the following:
- the ispE gene encoding 4-(cytidine 5'-diphospho)-2-C-methyl-D-erythritol kinase, producing MERTAYGKINLGLRVLGKRPDGYHEVDMILQSISLADTITFTPAPEFSLETDRPDLPCDDSNLMVKAARAFARATGRTIDYHLACTKRIFLAAGLAGGSTDAAAVLRGLNDLCGSPLDRAGLERLGATIGSDVPFCVYGGTQRGRGRGEQMTVLPAAPLLWLVLVKPRELGVSTAWVYGEIDKATDREPVDLDGLEESLRQGDRKRLLALMANDLELVTLKAHPELQALKEAIAAQGAEKVLMSGSGPTLFGIFASREKARQAADRLRDRERDAQIKIAHTVQEE from the coding sequence ATGGAACGGACGGCCTATGGCAAGATCAACCTGGGACTCAGGGTATTGGGCAAACGCCCTGATGGGTACCATGAAGTGGATATGATCCTGCAATCCATTTCCCTGGCAGATACCATTACTTTTACCCCGGCTCCAGAGTTCAGTCTGGAAACAGACAGGCCGGATCTGCCCTGTGATGACAGCAACCTGATGGTGAAGGCGGCCCGGGCCTTTGCCCGGGCCACCGGCCGGACCATTGACTATCACCTGGCCTGTACCAAGCGGATCTTCCTGGCTGCCGGGCTGGCGGGAGGAAGCACTGATGCAGCGGCCGTGCTGCGGGGACTCAATGATCTTTGCGGCAGTCCCCTGGACCGGGCCGGATTGGAACGGTTGGGCGCCACCATTGGCAGTGACGTTCCTTTCTGCGTCTATGGAGGTACCCAGCGGGGCAGAGGCCGGGGAGAGCAGATGACGGTGCTGCCGGCGGCTCCGCTTTTGTGGCTGGTGCTGGTAAAGCCTCGGGAACTGGGCGTTTCCACGGCCTGGGTCTATGGGGAAATCGATAAAGCCACGGACCGGGAGCCGGTGGACCTGGATGGACTGGAGGAATCCCTGCGCCAGGGTGATCGGAAACGGTTGCTGGCTCTCATGGCCAACGACCTGGAACTGGTGACCCTGAAGGCCCATCCGGAACTTCAGGCCCTGAAAGAAGCCATTGCAGCCCAGGGAGCCGAAAAGGTGCTCATGAGCGGCAGCGGCCCCACGCTGTTTGGAATTTTTGCAAGCCGGGAAAAAGCCCGACAGGCGGCTGATCGGCTCCGGGATAGAGAGAGAGATGCACAGATCAAAATCGCACATACAGTGCAGGAGGAGTAG
- the gltS gene encoding sodium/glutamate symporter → MFALNSYQTLAVGILLYYLGKWLKSKIKFFQTYCIPNPVIGGVLFALINLALFEAGTGAIKLDTVQQSFFMNMFFTSVGFSASYALLKKGGRDVLILTIICAILITCQDIIGVALAKVTGLQPLLGLCAGSIPLVGGHGTSGAFGPMLEGIGVERATTVAIAMATFGLISGSLMGGPVAHRLLEKYHLHSTKEDQEGANEKAQSMEENATLAMTPENFMLATGEILVAMGIGTIVSKFFTSVGLTFPGYIGSMIIAAIIRNVSDHAQGGLPVPMQEIGTVGDVGLNIFLSLAMMSLRIWELFDIAGPLAIIAAVQVVFMVLYTTFVVFNAMGKDYDAAVEVSAVCGFGMGATPNAMANMSAITANYGPAPRAFFAVPLVGAMFVDFCNSGILMIFINMFK, encoded by the coding sequence ATGTTTGCATTAAACTCTTACCAAACCTTGGCTGTTGGTATCTTACTGTACTACCTGGGCAAATGGCTCAAATCGAAAATCAAATTTTTCCAGACCTACTGTATCCCTAACCCGGTTATCGGCGGTGTGCTGTTCGCACTGATCAACCTGGCCCTGTTCGAGGCAGGTACCGGTGCCATCAAACTGGATACGGTACAGCAGAGCTTCTTCATGAATATGTTCTTCACCAGTGTTGGGTTCAGTGCCAGCTATGCACTGCTGAAAAAGGGCGGCCGTGACGTCCTGATCCTGACCATCATCTGTGCCATCCTGATTACCTGCCAGGATATCATCGGTGTAGCCCTGGCCAAGGTTACGGGTCTGCAACCGCTGCTGGGCCTGTGCGCCGGTTCCATTCCTCTGGTAGGGGGGCACGGTACCTCCGGCGCCTTTGGTCCTATGCTGGAAGGCATTGGCGTTGAACGGGCCACCACCGTGGCCATTGCCATGGCTACCTTCGGCCTGATCTCCGGGTCTCTGATGGGCGGTCCGGTGGCACACCGTCTGCTGGAAAAATACCATCTGCATAGCACCAAGGAAGATCAGGAAGGGGCCAACGAAAAGGCACAGAGCATGGAAGAAAATGCCACTCTGGCCATGACTCCTGAAAACTTCATGCTGGCCACCGGCGAAATCCTGGTTGCTATGGGTATCGGCACCATCGTCAGCAAGTTCTTCACCAGCGTTGGTCTCACGTTCCCCGGATACATCGGTTCCATGATCATCGCTGCCATCATCCGCAATGTCTCTGACCACGCCCAGGGCGGTCTGCCTGTTCCCATGCAGGAAATCGGTACGGTTGGGGATGTGGGTCTGAACATCTTCCTGAGCCTGGCTATGATGAGCCTGCGGATCTGGGAACTGTTCGACATTGCCGGCCCTCTGGCCATCATTGCTGCAGTACAGGTTGTTTTCATGGTGCTGTACACCACCTTTGTGGTATTCAATGCCATGGGCAAGGACTACGATGCAGCTGTTGAAGTCTCTGCTGTATGCGGGTTCGGTATGGGCGCAACCCCCAATGCCATGGCCAACATGAGTGCCATTACGGCCAACTATGGTCCGGCTCCCCGGGCATTCTTCGCCGTACCGCTGGTAGGGGCCATGTTTGTGGACTTCTGCAACTCCGGTATCCTGATGATCTTCATCAATATGTTCAAATAA
- a CDS encoding GntR family transcriptional regulator, with amino-acid sequence MVQHLKQIPLDSYRPLRDVVVDNLRQAIVSGQFPAGMRLMELQLAEEMGVSRTPVREAIRKMELEGLVVMIPRRGAYVADISIKDINEVYEIRTALDVLAAGLAAERIDDNEIREMKELLDADKPLVAAKDYPRIIENDTAFHDVIYKASRNKRCMNIISNLREQITAIRGRSMPYPGRLDDMIKEHENIYEAIAQRSVDKAQKAVRTHMENAERTLLKVIEAKEKASEEKQKKEGKA; translated from the coding sequence ATGGTGCAGCATTTAAAACAGATTCCGTTGGACAGTTACAGACCTTTACGGGACGTGGTAGTGGATAACCTTCGCCAGGCCATCGTCAGCGGGCAATTTCCGGCCGGTATGCGGCTGATGGAACTGCAGCTGGCAGAAGAGATGGGGGTCAGCCGGACTCCGGTGCGGGAAGCCATCCGTAAGATGGAACTGGAGGGCCTGGTGGTGATGATCCCCCGTCGGGGTGCCTACGTGGCCGATATTTCCATCAAGGACATCAACGAGGTGTATGAAATCCGTACGGCTTTGGATGTATTGGCTGCCGGCCTGGCTGCGGAACGGATCGATGATAACGAAATCAGGGAGATGAAGGAGCTGCTGGATGCGGATAAACCGCTGGTGGCGGCCAAGGATTATCCTCGGATCATCGAAAACGATACGGCCTTCCATGATGTCATTTACAAGGCCAGCCGGAACAAGCGGTGCATGAATATCATCAGCAACCTGCGGGAACAGATCACGGCCATCCGTGGCCGGTCCATGCCGTACCCTGGTCGGCTGGATGATATGATCAAGGAACACGAGAACATTTACGAAGCCATTGCCCAGCGGAGTGTGGATAAGGCCCAGAAGGCCGTGCGCACCCATATGGAAAATGCGGAACGGACCCTGCTGAAGGTCATTGAAGCCAAGGAAAAGGCTTCCGAAGAGAAACAGAAGAAAGAGGGGAAAGCGTAA
- the purR gene encoding pur operon repressor has protein sequence MARIKRLERIVALTKELNDHPFQLFPFSYFCEKFTVAKSTLSEDVQTVRNGLAAYDLGIIETVAGASGGVRFIPYHSPEADNEFLWTLAKKLNDPSRLLPGGMIYMNDLLFTPDISTRLGEIIMQRTLELKPDYIMTVEAKGISLALSTARAFNIPMVMARKEARFTEGPAVSISYVSGSSKKIQNMSLPRKALPPKARVLVVDDFMRAGGTAKGMQELAQEVGAEVVGTYLFIASREPEQKVVKDYAALMTLKGVDDATRAIDIVPELL, from the coding sequence ATGGCAAGAATCAAGCGTCTGGAACGAATCGTAGCGCTCACCAAGGAACTGAATGACCACCCGTTCCAGTTGTTCCCTTTCTCTTATTTTTGTGAGAAATTCACCGTCGCCAAATCCACCCTCAGCGAAGACGTGCAGACTGTGCGCAACGGGCTGGCCGCCTATGACCTGGGGATCATCGAGACGGTGGCCGGAGCCAGTGGCGGAGTGCGTTTCATCCCCTACCATTCTCCGGAGGCGGACAACGAATTTTTGTGGACCCTGGCCAAGAAACTCAATGATCCGTCCCGGCTGCTGCCCGGCGGGATGATTTACATGAACGACCTTCTGTTTACGCCGGACATTTCCACGCGCCTGGGAGAAATCATCATGCAGCGGACCCTGGAACTGAAGCCCGATTACATCATGACGGTGGAAGCCAAGGGGATTTCCCTGGCACTCAGTACAGCCCGGGCCTTCAACATTCCCATGGTCATGGCACGGAAGGAAGCCCGGTTCACAGAGGGCCCTGCCGTGTCCATCAGCTACGTAAGCGGGTCCAGCAAGAAGATCCAGAATATGAGTCTGCCCCGGAAAGCCCTGCCGCCCAAGGCACGGGTCCTGGTGGTGGACGACTTCATGCGGGCCGGCGGAACCGCCAAGGGCATGCAGGAACTGGCCCAGGAAGTGGGGGCCGAAGTGGTGGGCACCTACCTGTTCATTGCCAGCCGGGAACCGGAACAGAAAGTGGTGAAGGACTATGCGGCACTCATGACCCTGAAAGGGGTGGACGATGCTACGAGAGCCATTGACATCGTCCCTGAATTACTGTAA
- the holA gene encoding DNA polymerase III subunit delta translates to MTELPQYGIVIVGNEILSRSGSIVNYTADVFLENLRKNPACPHVVIAWGEEEYYKKTIQKAFRQKAFASGEEPTEWDFQGDFALNALEEATNSMPFFGGGNWIVIEDPRLLTDKEKAGSQKTGAKGKKKKTAPIQQFITLLTDMPEYSFLICLCSKLDKRQSFYKIMSQKVPIVECSPLRPYQLQPWLRQQADRYGARFTPEAMSLIMEYVSATDTAPLLFLQQEISKIALYAGERKLWQAQDVGQMFSQLPEISGFALGNAVEERKLGKVLLLLAEEKKNSGSDGFYNLTLRLVSSLRRMLQVKELMEKGARQETIASTLKMHPYAVKMAMQHSNHFSRESLQTCMVELARMTAESRKSGRTWSRLEEILVKLVSEREKIPYGI, encoded by the coding sequence TTGACGGAGCTACCCCAATATGGTATAGTTATCGTTGGCAACGAGATTCTTTCTAGGAGTGGGTCTATTGTGAACTATACGGCAGATGTATTTCTGGAAAATCTGCGGAAAAATCCAGCGTGTCCTCATGTTGTCATTGCCTGGGGAGAGGAGGAATATTACAAGAAGACCATTCAGAAGGCCTTTCGCCAGAAAGCGTTCGCTTCCGGAGAAGAGCCCACGGAATGGGACTTTCAGGGGGACTTTGCGCTGAATGCTCTGGAGGAAGCCACCAACAGCATGCCTTTTTTTGGCGGAGGGAACTGGATCGTCATCGAAGATCCCAGGCTCCTGACCGATAAGGAAAAGGCTGGCAGCCAAAAAACGGGTGCAAAAGGGAAAAAGAAGAAAACGGCTCCCATCCAGCAGTTCATTACACTGCTGACGGATATGCCAGAGTATTCTTTTTTGATCTGTCTTTGCAGTAAGTTAGATAAAAGGCAAAGCTTTTATAAGATCATGAGCCAAAAAGTTCCGATCGTGGAATGCAGTCCTTTGCGTCCCTACCAGCTGCAGCCCTGGCTGCGGCAGCAGGCAGATCGGTATGGTGCCCGTTTTACACCGGAGGCTATGAGCCTGATCATGGAGTACGTATCGGCGACGGATACAGCGCCGCTGCTGTTCCTGCAGCAGGAAATCAGCAAGATCGCCCTGTATGCAGGAGAGCGGAAGCTCTGGCAGGCGCAGGATGTTGGACAGATGTTTTCTCAATTGCCAGAGATTTCGGGTTTTGCTCTTGGGAACGCAGTAGAAGAGAGAAAATTGGGAAAAGTTCTCCTTTTATTGGCAGAAGAGAAAAAGAACAGTGGCAGCGATGGCTTTTACAACCTGACCCTGCGGCTGGTCTCCTCTCTGCGGCGGATGCTCCAAGTAAAGGAACTGATGGAAAAAGGTGCTCGACAGGAGACCATTGCGTCGACTCTGAAAATGCATCCTTATGCGGTTAAGATGGCCATGCAGCACAGCAATCATTTTTCACGTGAATCCTTACAAACATGCATGGTAGAACTGGCTCGGATGACAGCTGAATCCCGAAAGAGCGGACGTACCTGGTCCCGCCTGGAAGAAATTTTGGTCAAACTGGTCTCTGAAAGGGAAAAAATTCCATATGGTATTTGA
- the glmU gene encoding bifunctional UDP-N-acetylglucosamine diphosphorylase/glucosamine-1-phosphate N-acetyltransferase GlmU, with amino-acid sequence MSELAAIILAAGKGTRMKSKLPKVLHKLSGKPMLEHVLDAADEAGADDKIVIVGFGSEKVTEFLGTRVRVAVQDEQLGTGHAVLQARDLLGDTEGTALILCGDTPLLEGAELKKFYETHLKSGAGVSVLTAEAPDPFGYGRILRDDAGQVTGIVEEKDATPQQRKIREINTGIYCVELPLLFDLLVNLKNDNAQGEYYLTDILAECLKKGRRVAGIKTGDFDMVMGINSRRQLAVAQKVMNARIVGKLMDEGVTVMDPDSTFVEKGVKVGRDTVLYPFTWLEGETVIGEDCEVGPQVRFTNVKVGNDTHIQFAYAHDCQVGSGVHMGPYDHLRPNTVIGDRVKMGNFVEVKNSTVGVGTKLPHLQYIGDSDIGSGVNMGCGTITVNYDGKVKHRTTIEDDAFVGCNSNLVAPVTIGRGSYIAAGSTITKDVPENALGVGRSRQVNIAGWAEKYRNKK; translated from the coding sequence ATGTCGGAATTGGCTGCCATTATTTTGGCTGCAGGGAAGGGGACCCGGATGAAATCCAAACTCCCCAAAGTATTGCATAAACTGAGCGGGAAACCCATGCTGGAACATGTGCTGGACGCAGCCGATGAGGCCGGGGCGGACGACAAGATCGTGATCGTGGGCTTCGGCTCCGAAAAGGTCACGGAATTTCTGGGGACCCGGGTCCGGGTGGCCGTACAGGATGAACAGCTGGGTACGGGCCATGCGGTGCTGCAGGCCCGGGATTTGCTGGGCGATACGGAAGGGACTGCGCTGATCCTGTGCGGGGATACGCCGCTCCTGGAAGGGGCGGAACTGAAGAAGTTCTATGAGACCCACCTGAAGAGCGGTGCCGGTGTCAGCGTGCTGACGGCGGAAGCTCCGGACCCCTTCGGCTACGGCCGGATCCTGCGGGACGATGCCGGCCAGGTGACGGGTATCGTGGAAGAAAAGGATGCCACGCCCCAGCAGCGGAAAATCCGGGAAATCAACACCGGCATCTACTGTGTGGAACTGCCCCTGCTGTTCGACCTGCTGGTGAACCTGAAGAACGATAACGCCCAGGGTGAATACTATCTGACGGATATCCTGGCTGAATGCCTGAAGAAGGGCCGCAGGGTGGCCGGTATCAAGACCGGGGACTTTGACATGGTCATGGGCATCAACAGCCGGAGACAGCTGGCCGTGGCCCAGAAGGTCATGAATGCCCGGATCGTGGGTAAGCTCATGGACGAAGGGGTTACCGTCATGGACCCTGACAGCACCTTTGTGGAAAAAGGCGTGAAGGTGGGTCGGGACACTGTACTCTATCCCTTCACCTGGCTGGAAGGGGAAACCGTGATCGGGGAGGACTGTGAAGTAGGTCCTCAGGTGCGGTTCACCAACGTGAAGGTGGGCAATGATACCCATATCCAGTTCGCCTATGCCCATGACTGCCAGGTGGGCAGCGGCGTCCATATGGGGCCCTATGACCATCTGCGGCCCAATACGGTCATCGGCGACAGGGTAAAGATGGGCAACTTCGTGGAAGTGAAGAACTCTACTGTGGGCGTGGGCACCAAACTGCCCCATCTGCAGTACATTGGTGACAGTGATATCGGCAGCGGCGTGAACATGGGCTGCGGCACCATTACTGTGAACTACGACGGAAAAGTGAAGCACCGTACCACCATCGAGGATGATGCTTTCGTGGGATGCAACAGCAATCTGGTTGCTCCTGTGACCATCGGCAGGGGAAGTTATATTGCAGCTGGTTCCACCATTACCAAGGACGTTCCGGAAAATGCATTGGGCGTGGGGCGCAGCCGTCAGGTAAACATTGCCGGCTGGGCAGAAAAATATCGGAACAAAAAATAA
- a CDS encoding flavodoxin family protein codes for MKQIMVLNGSFRPHGFTDSLIRSFTAGAESRGHKVTFFQLRDMKIHPCLGCLHGGQNTLRPCTQSDDMDLIYHTYRKSQVIVFATPLFFWSYSGLLKIAMDRLWALAEGEKDELHGNQKTGVLLMAAGGAHPEPLLTHFDYLMKRMEWTNAGNVVLKHTDDLDMDHIPPNPDAFQLGASL; via the coding sequence ATGAAACAAATTATGGTGTTAAACGGATCTTTTCGTCCCCACGGGTTCACCGATTCCCTGATCCGGTCTTTTACAGCCGGAGCGGAATCCAGAGGCCATAAAGTTACGTTCTTCCAGTTGCGGGACATGAAGATCCATCCCTGCCTGGGATGCCTTCACGGAGGCCAGAATACGCTCCGGCCCTGTACCCAGTCCGACGATATGGATCTGATTTACCATACCTACCGGAAGTCCCAGGTCATCGTTTTTGCTACACCGCTGTTTTTCTGGTCATACAGCGGCCTGCTGAAAATTGCCATGGACCGTCTCTGGGCATTGGCAGAGGGAGAAAAGGATGAGTTGCACGGAAACCAGAAAACCGGTGTCCTTCTGATGGCTGCAGGCGGTGCCCATCCGGAACCGCTCCTCACCCATTTCGACTATCTGATGAAACGCATGGAATGGACCAATGCAGGGAACGTTGTATTGAAACACACGGACGATCTGGATATGGACCACATCCCTCCCAATCCGGACGCCTTCCAGTTGGGGGCTTCCCTGTAA
- the ilvA gene encoding threonine ammonia-lyase, producing the protein MTEMIPLETIRAAQERLEKLVHKTPLESNHTFSQISGREVYLKLENLQRTGSFKVRGASNCIMTLSQEQKAKGIIAASAGNHAQGVALGSRMAHCRSTVVMPEGAPLAKAEATKGYGAEVVLFGKTFDESLKKAQEIQKETGAYFVHPYDDPAVIAGQGTIGLEILEQNPYIESIVVPVGGGGLLAGIAAAVKQVNPKVKVYGVQTEQAPAMYLCKKEGKWVSHGVGKTIADGIAVGLPGKLTWELINKYVDDMVLVNEEDICAAMLLMLERGKMVVEGAGAAPLAALLHSIVPGSDRAAAVISGGNIDVNTISQIIERGLVRTGRRVRMVTWMVDRPGELLKFVSHLEQMKINILYINHDRADRSVPLGVTRVELDVETRNAQHAKEVADTLRKAGYKIELR; encoded by the coding sequence ATGACGGAAATGATTCCTCTGGAGACCATTCGGGCCGCCCAGGAACGCCTGGAGAAACTGGTCCACAAAACGCCTCTTGAAAGCAACCATACCTTCAGCCAGATCAGCGGCAGGGAAGTGTACCTGAAACTGGAGAACCTGCAGCGGACAGGGTCTTTCAAGGTACGGGGCGCTTCCAACTGCATCATGACCCTGAGCCAGGAACAGAAAGCCAAGGGGATCATTGCGGCTTCCGCCGGCAACCATGCCCAGGGGGTGGCTTTGGGCAGCCGTATGGCCCATTGCCGGTCCACCGTGGTGATGCCGGAAGGGGCTCCCCTGGCCAAGGCAGAAGCCACCAAGGGCTATGGCGCAGAAGTGGTACTGTTCGGTAAGACCTTTGACGAATCCCTGAAAAAGGCCCAGGAAATCCAGAAAGAAACCGGCGCCTACTTCGTCCATCCCTACGATGACCCGGCGGTGATCGCCGGTCAGGGCACCATCGGTTTGGAAATCCTGGAACAGAATCCCTACATCGAGAGCATCGTGGTACCTGTAGGAGGCGGCGGCCTTCTGGCCGGTATCGCAGCTGCAGTAAAGCAGGTGAACCCCAAGGTGAAGGTGTACGGGGTGCAGACGGAGCAGGCTCCGGCCATGTACCTGTGCAAGAAAGAGGGCAAATGGGTGAGCCACGGTGTGGGTAAGACCATCGCCGACGGAATCGCCGTAGGGCTGCCCGGCAAGCTCACCTGGGAACTGATCAACAAATACGTGGATGATATGGTGCTGGTGAACGAAGAGGACATCTGCGCCGCCATGCTGCTCATGCTGGAACGGGGCAAGATGGTGGTGGAAGGCGCCGGGGCAGCTCCCCTGGCGGCTCTGCTCCACAGCATCGTCCCCGGCAGTGACCGGGCAGCCGCCGTGATCAGCGGCGGGAACATCGACGTGAACACCATCAGCCAGATCATTGAACGGGGACTGGTCCGCACCGGCCGCCGGGTACGGATGGTCACCTGGATGGTGGACCGGCCGGGCGAGCTGCTGAAGTTCGTCAGCCATCTGGAACAGATGAAAATCAACATCCTGTATATCAACCACGACCGGGCCGACCGGTCGGTACCCCTGGGCGTCACCCGGGTGGAACTGGATGTGGAGACCCGGAATGCCCAGCACGCCAAGGAAGTGGCGGATACGCTGCGCAAAGCCGGATATAAGATTGAACTGAGATAA
- a CDS encoding YitT family protein, with product MKKLAIRYIMTALGCLLMAIAINGFFVQHRFLSGGISGVSIILYYLTGWPPGITSFIFNIPLFYVAWKYMSHQFFIDSVIGTVLFSAALDGTAFVQNYVNIPDQLLCCIAGGVLGGLGGALVYRSESSTGGVDIIGFLTKKYYNISVSTTNFLFDTCVMLAAVVFLGLTPVLYSMVLFFITFQATNVFMVGFDYKKQVIIVSTHAEEIGQRVMNEVNRGITILHGEGGYTRKPLEILLVVVKLTQLAHLEKIIKEVDPMAFVTIQDANNVFGRGFTQPNLDIDEERKLKKASQ from the coding sequence ATGAAAAAACTCGCCATCCGTTATATCATGACGGCTCTGGGATGCCTGTTGATGGCCATCGCCATCAATGGGTTCTTTGTCCAGCACCGATTCCTGTCCGGCGGCATCTCCGGGGTCTCCATCATCCTGTATTACCTGACGGGATGGCCCCCAGGCATCACCAGTTTCATTTTCAACATCCCGCTGTTCTATGTGGCGTGGAAATACATGAGCCATCAGTTCTTCATCGACAGCGTCATCGGCACGGTGCTGTTTTCCGCAGCGCTGGACGGCACTGCTTTCGTGCAGAACTATGTAAACATCCCTGATCAGCTGCTGTGCTGCATTGCCGGCGGGGTCCTGGGTGGCCTGGGCGGGGCCCTGGTGTACCGGTCCGAATCCTCCACCGGAGGCGTGGACATTATCGGATTTTTAACCAAAAAATACTACAACATCTCCGTGAGCACCACCAACTTCCTGTTCGACACCTGCGTCATGCTGGCTGCTGTGGTATTCCTGGGCCTTACCCCGGTGCTGTACAGTATGGTCTTGTTTTTTATTACGTTTCAGGCCACCAACGTGTTCATGGTGGGCTTTGACTACAAGAAGCAGGTGATCATCGTCTCTACCCATGCCGAGGAAATCGGCCAGCGGGTCATGAACGAGGTGAATCGGGGCATCACCATTCTTCACGGAGAAGGCGGATACACCCGGAAACCTCTGGAGATTTTACTGGTGGTGGTCAAGCTGACCCAGCTGGCCCACCTGGAAAAGATCATCAAAGAAGTGGATCCCATGGCCTTTGTCACCATCCAGGATGCCAACAACGTATTCGGTCGGGGATTCACCCAGCCCAACCTGGATATTGACGAAGAACGGAAGCTGAAAAAAGCGTCGCAGTGA